From Pan troglodytes isolate AG18354 chromosome 9, NHGRI_mPanTro3-v2.0_pri, whole genome shotgun sequence, the proteins below share one genomic window:
- the LOC129136362 gene encoding uncharacterized protein LOC129136362: MGVTEAAPGGAPPGSSSFTWDLHPPGPGRVHPVAESWGAQCPQTQRSRVDAVNQVFREARGASFHSAGEGACFLRRGRTFTVHPTPRRQPVAWTFRLCPHRRGQRTLRDALWERSSSPRPGPAGSPKRHVALSQFPAFTTPGRTPGAESTQRSLRPGYKDPGTAGKHARRRFRDRPKPIFSSGTARKTWGWGVELLLRTPTALRSPARSRAGKVKRLQGLNFETGLGKSRFPVPIRCLYCGRVRSRLGRRGLWGPLTGPALYAAPPWI, encoded by the exons ATGGGCGTCACCGAAGCGGCCCCGGGCGGCG CTCCGCCGGGCTCCAGCAGTTTCACGTGGGACCTACACCCGCCTGGACCCGGGCGCGTACACCCTGTGGCGGAAAGCTGGGGAGCCCAATGTCCGCAGACCCAGCGAAGCAGGGTCGACGCCGTGAATCAGGTGTTTCGAGAAGCGAGGGGCGCGAGCTTCCATAGTGCGGgggaaggtgcctgcttcctccGTCGGGGCCGCACTTTCACGGTACATCCAACTCCAAGGCGGCAACCAGTGGCCTGGACTTTCAGGTTGTGTCCTCATAGGCGGGGACAGAGGACGCTTAGGGATGCCCTGTGGGAACGCAGCTCCTCTCCACGGCCCGGTCCAGCGGGGAGTCCGAAACGCCACGTTGCGTTATCTCAGTTCCCAGCATTCACTACCCCTGGAAGGACCCCGGGCGCCGAGTCAACTCAGCGGAGTCTCCGGCCGGGCTATAAGGACCCGGGAACAGCAGGAAAACACGCGAGGCGCCGCTTTCGCGACCGCCCCAAACCCATCTTTTCTTCGGGAACTGCCCGCAAGACTTGGGGCTGGGGAGTGGAGCTGCTTCTCCGCACTCCCACTGCCCTCCGGAGCCCAGCACGTAGCCGGGCAGGAAAGGTGAAGCGTCTACAAGGCCTCAATTTCGAAACCGGACTCGGAAAATCCCGATTTCCTGTCCCAATAAGATGCCTTTATTGTGGCCGCGTCCGCTCTCGCCTCGGACGGCGGGGACTCTGGGGGCCCCTTACTGGGCCTGCTCTATACGCAGCCCCGCCCTGGATTTGA
- the CHRM1 gene encoding muscarinic acetylcholine receptor M1 yields MNTSAPPAVSPNITVLAPGKGPWQVAFIGITTGLLSLATVTGNLLVLISFKVNTELKTVNNYFLLSLACADLIIGTFSMNLYTTYLLMGHWALGTLACDLWLALDYVASNASVMNLLLISFDRYFSVTRPLSYRAKRTPRRAALMIGLAWLVSFVLWAPAILFWQYLVGERTVLAGQCYIQFLSQPIITFGTAMAAFYLPVTVMCTLYWRIYRETENRARELAALQGSETPGKGGGSSSSSERSQPGAEGSPETPPGRCCRCCRAPRLLQAYSWKEEEEEDEGSMESLTSSEGEEPGSEVVIKMPMVDPEAQAPTKQPPRSSPNTVKRPTKKGRDRAGKGQKPRGKEQLAKRKTFSLVKEKKAARTLSAILLAFILTWTPYNIMVLVSTFCKDCVPETLWELGYWLCYVNSTINPMCYALCNKAFRDTFRLLLLCRWDKRRWRKIPKRPGSVHRTPSRQC; encoded by the coding sequence ATGAACACTTCAGCCCCACCTGCTGTCAGCCCCAACATCACCGTCCTGGCACCAGGAAAGGGTCCCTGGCAAGTGGCCTTCATTGGGATCACCACGGGCCTTCTGTCGCTAGCCACAGTGACAGGCAACCTGCTGGTACTCATCTCTTTCAAGGTCAACACGGAGCTCAAGACAGTCAATAACTACTTCCTGCTGAGCCTGGCCTGTGCTGACCTCATCATCGGTACCTTCTCCATGAACCTCTATACCACGTACCTGCTCATGGGCCACTGGGCTCTGGGCACGCTGGCTTGTGACCTCTGGCTGGCCCTGGACTATGTGGCCAGCAATGCCTCCGTCATGAATCTGCTGCTCATCAGCTTTGACCGCTACTTCTCCGTGACTCGGCCCCTGAGCTACCGTGCCAAGCGCACACCCCGCCGGGCAGCTCTGATGATCGGCCTGGCCTGGCTGGTTTCCTTTGTGCTCTGGGCCCCAGCCATCCTCTTCTGGCAGTACCTGGTAGGGGAGCGGACAGTGCTAGCTGGGCAGTGCTACATCCAGTTCCTCTCCCAGCCCATCATCACCTTTGGCACAGCCATGGCTGCCTTCTACCTCCCTGTCACAGTCATGTGCACGCTCTACTGGCGCATCTACCGGGAGACAGAGAACCGAGCACGGGAGCTGGCAGCCCTTCAGGGCTCCGAGACGCCAGGCAAAGggggtggcagcagcagcagctcagaGAGGTCTCAGCCAGGGGCTGAGGGCTCACCAGAGACTCCTCCAGGCCGCTGCTGTCGCTGCTGCCGGGCCCCCAGGCTGCTGCAGGCCTACAGctggaaggaagaagaggaagaggacgAAGGCTCCATGGAGTCCCTCACATCCTCAGAGGGAGAGGAGCCTGGCTCCGAAGTGGTGATCAAGATGCCAATGGTGGACCCCGAGGCACAGGCCCCCACCAAGCAGCCCCCACGGAGCTCCCCAAATACAGTCAAGAGGCCGACTAAGAAAGGGCGTGATCGAGCTGGCAAGGGCCAGAAGCCCCGTGGAAAGGAGCAGCTGGCCAAGCGGAAGACCTTCTCGTTGGTCAAGGAGAAGAAGGCGGCTCGGACCCTGAGTGCCATCCTCCTGGCCTTCATCCTCACCTGGACACCGTACAACATCATGGTGCTGGTGTCCACCTTCTGCAAGGACTGTGTTCCCGAGACCCTGTGGGAGCTGGGCTACTGGCTGTGCTACGTCAACAGCACCATCAACCCCATGTGCTACGCACTCTGCAACAAAGCCTTCCGGGACACCTTTCGCCTGCTGCTGCTTTGCCGCTGGGACAAGAGACGCTGGCGCAAGATCCCCAAGCGCCCTGGCTCCGTGCACCGCACTCCCTCCCGCCAATGCTGA